A stretch of the Aspergillus puulaauensis MK2 DNA, chromosome 6, nearly complete sequence genome encodes the following:
- a CDS encoding uncharacterized protein (COG:S;~EggNog:ENOG410PRXU), protein MADHSEDLPRQSHDEIDAYFASYPRFAYRRDQPIHSELSRMYDTFGWGRENPKRKKSWARFRIAVIRAFNSAFGSDAENITSWQRICHCLGVAPSPRTLGDARKAVVETYVNLVDLLQSVRNGTPVETFSTLEALRAYTVANRLYFPKDEAYEGALLRFLLREIHHEYKGRRGRRPKNKRKGREPGKAGQYHEPGAPRMNQAGRD, encoded by the exons ATGGCTGACCACTCCGAAGATCTGCCACGGCAGAGCCACGATGAGATTGACGCCTATTTCGCCTCATACCCAAGGTTTGCCTATCGGAGGGATCAGCCCATCCATTCCGAGCTGTCTCGAATGTACGACACATTTGGTTGGGGCCGTGAAAACCCCAAGCGAAAGAAATCCTGGGCGCGATTCCGCATTGCAGTCATCCGCGCCTTTAACTCAGCCTTCGGATCTGATGCGGAAAATATAACATCGTGGCAGCGGATCTGCCACTGCCTCGGGGTAGCACCCTCGCCGCGTACGCTGGGTGACGCACGAAAG GCTGTAGTCGAGACATATGTCAACCTGGTCGATCTATTACAGTCCGTTCGAAACGGCACCCCTGTCGAGACGTTCTCAACGCTAGAAGCTCTGCGGGCATATACCGTGGCGAATAGGCTCTATTTCCCGAAGGATGAAGCGTACGAGGGGGCTCTCCTGCGATTTCTCCTGAGGGAGATTCACCATGAGTATAAAGGGAGACGCGGCAGGAGACCTAAAAACAAGCGCAAGGGTCGAGAACCTGGCAAGGCTGGACAGTATCATGAACCTGGAGCACCACGAATGAATCAAGCTGGGCGAGATTAG
- a CDS encoding uncharacterized protein (SECRETED:SignalP(1-22);~TransMembrane:1 (n3-14c22/23o184-205i)), translating into MMAAFVVLLYLAATASIQTTSAQSVGPYLEHPLKQDLMPTDDAYFAWKCFNCKGPITIAIHGKDFHGTTTADWSDSSTTLPPSFLPAIRPHETAAFSFALYSTTKIDRNTLSLGDFGFEFSLFAPTPTTETFTLTETFTPTSEHTTSHTVETSQIPTPGAAEEEDDSADSDEQETGGLSTGGKAGIGVGVTVGALLLAAGAFLVFRRRKRAETTTIREIPATSAVNLPGPGPGLASNQANTVAPGQRYEIGG; encoded by the exons ATGATGGCTGCGTTTGTCGTGCTCCTCTATCTGGCTGCCACAGCCAGCATCCAAACCACCTCAGCTCAAAGTG TGGGCCCTTACCTGGAGCACCCGTTGAAGCAGGACCTCATGCCGACAGACGATGCCTACTTTGCCTGGAAATGCTTCAACTGCAAAGGTCCCATCACAATCGCGATACACGGAAAAGATTTTCAtggcaccaccaccgccgactGGTCCGATAGCTCGACAACGCTGCCACCCAGCTTCCTGCCTGCAATTAGACCGCACGAAACTGCCGCCTTCTCGTTCGCATTGTACAGCACTACCAAAATAGATCGCAACACATTGAGCCTCGGCGATTTTGGTTTTGAATTCTCGCTATTTGCGCCGACCCCGACTACGGAGACATTTACCCTCACGGAGACGTTTACGCCAACTTCAGAGCATACTACCAGTCATACCGTGGAGACAAGTCAAATTCCTACTCCAGGAgcagccgaagaggaggacgacaGCGCTGACAGCGACGAACAAGAGACTGGGGGACTATCGACTGGCGGAAAAGCAGGTATTGGTGTTGGGGTCACCGTtggcgctcttcttcttgcaGCTGGAGCATTCCTGGTCTTTCGTCGTCGGAAGCGTGCGGAAACAACGACAATACGCGAGATACCCGCTACCAGTGCCGTGAACctgcctgggcctgggcCTGGGTTGGCGTCGAATCAGGCGAATACGGTGGCGCCCGGACAGCGCTATGAGATTGGTGGATGA
- a CDS encoding uncharacterized protein (COG:S;~EggNog:ENOG410PPDK;~SECRETED:SignalP(1-15)) yields MKLFASLLLPTLGLSASLNKRQDTWGGSVSLGPSKSTITNAVTTLIPGPAPETQNGVLFLWPGMSNGTGDLIQATLESWESNDWCGAKATEWCVRASVFGSFGQLDGEPGVAAGDDQVKIEYTLQDDNDTWKQTVTNAQTGDVLSTFSHASGPYMTGYGTGTECNEGCTGTSSDQKYINTKITLAEADTTFGDTISSAGGGTYEGLSSSEGGKVWRIESITLPAMV; encoded by the exons ATGAAGCTCTtcgccagcctcctcctcccaacCCTGGGACTGTCCGCCTCACTTAACAAACGCCAGGACACCTGGGGCGGCAGTGTCTCCCTCGGACCCAGCAAATCAACCATAACCAACGCCGTGACAACTCTCATCCCTGGCCCAGCGCCCGAGACCCAAAACggcgtcctcttcctctggccCGGCATGAGCAACGGCACCGGCGACCTCATCCAGGCGACCCTGGAAAGCTGGGAGAGCAACGACTGGTGCGGTGCGAAGGCCACCGAGTGGTGCGTTCGCGCCAGTGTATTCGGCAGCTTTGGGCAGCTGGACGGTGAACCTGGTGTGGCTGCTGGCGATGACCAGGTCAAGATCGAGTATACGCTGCAGGACGATAATGATACGTGGAAGCA GACTGTGACGAATGCGCAAACCGGCGATGTCCTTTCGACGTTCTCTCATGCCTCTGGGCCTTACATGACTGG ATACGGGACCGGAACCGAATGCAACGAAGGCTGCACCGGTACCTCCTCCGATCAGAAGTACATCAACACCAAGATCACCCTCGCCGAGGCCGACACCACCTTTGGAGACACCATTTCCTCCGCCGGTGGTGGCACGTACGAGGGGTTGTCATCGAGCGAGGGCGGAAAGGTGTGGAGGATTGAGAGTATCACTCTGCCTGCCATGGTTTGA
- a CDS encoding cytochrome P450 (COG:Q;~EggNog:ENOG410PKU2;~InterPro:IPR001128,IPR017972,IPR002401,IPR036396;~PFAM:PF00067;~TransMembrane:1 (o12-30i);~go_function: GO:0005506 - iron ion binding [Evidence IEA];~go_function: GO:0016705 - oxidoreductase activity, acting on paired donors, with incorporation or reduction of molecular oxygen [Evidence IEA];~go_function: GO:0020037 - heme binding [Evidence IEA];~go_process: GO:0055114 - oxidation-reduction process [Evidence IEA]) encodes MLSLSLPDNPAHLGYALLLFLVFSGLWISCKRLYFHPLRKIPGPLLARLTGWWEFYFDVVDNGTLVKRLPGLHEKYQTAVIRISPNHVHVNDPDFYHVIYRAGTDYGKSPHFYKALIYPEALIAIMDAKRHRIYRNTIAPLFSPAAIELCTPRIFHVIQQAATKLKQKLDSGEPMDIQRMFKCFSVDIIYVTLFGQPDVFVKDYELDHPLMTSMDQITHGMWLAKHFPIINDIAPRLPASLSSSKLSGYAQFRQQCMAWVKGVQERRKQGKYTTPDGITTIFDAMLTPSEERGYKARTPKELIDEAALFILAGSDTSGYSLTTATYYLLTNPATLITLRQELDAVESDIRECRWEEIRKLPYLLAVVRETLRLSTPVPGMTPRIVPEPGVTVQGHFLPAGTIVSITHRAIHDNPDLFDSPEKFKPERWLGEKGKALDRWMVAFSKGSRQCVGSPLAYQELSLTIAHLFSRFDMELFETDEESMEWVDNVVAINKKPVEVRVLRDRWA; translated from the exons atgttgtcgctgtcgctgccagACAACCCAGCCCATCTGGGCTATGCACTACTCCTTTTCCTAGTATTCTCGGGTCTGTGGATATCCTGTAAACGACTGTATTTCCACCCTCTGCGTAAAATTCCTGGTCCTCTACTCGCTAGACTCacggggtggtgggagttTTATTTCGATGTCGTCGACAATGGGACCCTGGTGAAACGCCTGCCAGGGCTGCATGAGAAATACC AAACTGCTGTCATCCGCATCTCACCGAATCACGTCCACGTCAACGACCCCGACTTCTACCATGT AATCTATCGCGCCGGAACAGACTACGGCAAATCGCCTCATTTCTACAAAGCCCTGATCTACCCTGAAGCTCTGATTGCCATCATGGACGCGAAGCGCCATCGCATATACCGAAACACCATTGCGCCGTTGTTCTCGCCCGCCGCGATCGAGCTCTGCACCCCCAGGATCTTCCACGTTATTCAACAGGCTGCGACGAAGCTCAAGCAGAAACTTGACTCTGGCGAGCCGATGGATATCCAGCGGATGTTTAAATGTTTTTCG GTCGACATCATCTATGTGACTCTCTTCGGACAGCCCGATGTGTTTGTCAAGGACTATGAGCTGGATCACCCTCTTATGACGAGCATGGACCAGATCACGCATGGAATGTGGCTTG CAAAACACTTCCCGATCATCAACGACATCGCGCCCCGACTTCCAGCCTCTCTGTCCTCTTCAAAGCTTTCTGGCTATGCACAGTTTAGACAA CAATGTATGGCCTGGGTCAAAGGCGTCCAAGAACGCCGCAAGCAGGGCAAATACACGACCCCAGACGGTATAACAACCATCTTCGACGCCATGTTAACTCCCAGCGAGGAGCGCGGATACAAAGCCAGAACACCAAAGGAACTCATCGACGAGGCCGCGCTCTTTATCCTGGCTGGCAGCGATACCTCGGGCTACTCGCTTACCACTGCGACTTACTATCTTCTCACTAACCCTGCGACTCTGATTACTTTGCGCCAGGAACTTGATGCCGTGGAGTCGGATATCCGCGAATGTCGCTGGGAGGAAATTCGCAAATTGCCTTATCTG CTGGCAGTAGTTAGAGAGACACTGCGACTTTCTACGCCCGTGCCAGGCATGACGCCCCGGATTGTCCCTGAGCCTGGGGTTACAGTGCAGGGCCACTTTCTGCCTGCAGGA ACTATTGTTTCGATTACGCACCGCGCCATCCACGACAATCCCGACCTCTTCGACTCGCCGGAGAAATTCAAACCGGAGCGATGGCTCGGTGAGAAGGGGAAAGCTCTTGATCGGTGGATGGTCGCCTTTAGCAAAGGGTCGAGACAGTGTGTCGGAAGCCC ACTCGCGTACCAGGAGCTCTCACTCACAATCGCGCACCTGTTCAGCCGGTTTGATATGGAACTATTCGAGACAGACGAGGAGAGCATGGAGTGGGTGGACAACGTCGTCGCGATAAACAAGAAACCGGTGGAGGTCAGGGTATTGCGAGACCGATGGGCGTAG
- a CDS encoding uncharacterized protein (COG:S;~EggNog:ENOG410PSQG;~InterPro:IPR000999,IPR036389;~SECRETED:SignalP(1-20);~go_function: GO:0004525 - ribonuclease III activity [Evidence IEA];~go_process: GO:0006396 - RNA processing [Evidence IEA]) produces MSRASRLSGILFLLAPGDLAVPGRDTEHLEFLNLLRFAVVQYSPSVEHYLSPPFNDAMATLNDAMFVQERLGYKFQNQDILLLALTAAGKGGAEDEEDKPGNSRLAHLGNFLMQFLLAWVGFSNNWSRAGTTSLRTRLGSNSHCAKIAQKAELDCCLKYDMRSGSRSAGVLRKALNAIIAAVFSDSGDLKAVLPVVLKLGLFADDESGVDPKLLSNDHAGLIESFGNISAPTAFIQDLDVDILEQGPGLMPAEPNSEVVDFNFQQAPDVYMNMPPCPTNVFDFLLNDPSLLLGEKMVNDPSPVVGSQPDSMDQDISISTRTVGREKTRKSDNGSVYRSTPWLGRYMAEERKRCILHNVPPPEQTFFREHIEKELQGLGAKHAKASTLLHVLIAGPYAIASLRDLVISYQSRGLSRFWQVEPTVSPQVRFEIISSLDRNITAYGILRRYHILRLFEDSVPSNSRVLTNFINSSPNHLQATKRPGNPGNNSKADVTSVMMKEIYHSLDPSSPEYKTRYREVSRLQILGRRFHALVTRFHQGILGLIPPPGGLTRAIDIDISDCMIRDMPDATFNNLLDILERTQGPLLKKSSEVTMRLIEPLISGTPRLPGRFRIEMYAADDIIQYPKGSEELLDVLSEVYTAIFPGAERLVSDFP; encoded by the exons ATGTCGCGCGCGTCC CGTCTGAGTGGCATATTGTTCTTGCTAGCCCCAGGTGACCTGGCCGTTCCTGGTCGTGACACAGAGCACTTGGAgttcctcaacctccttcgTTTCGCTGTTGTACAATACAGCCCGTCTGTAGAACACTATCTATCACCTCCCTTCAACGACGCGATGGCGACGCTGAACGATGCGATGTTTGTTCAAGAGCGCCTTGGCTATAAGTTCCAGAACCAGGATATCCTGCTCTTAGCGTTGACCGCAGCAGGGAAAGGAGGggcggaggacgaggaagacaaaCCAGGAAACAGCCGGCTAGCACATCTTGGAAACTTTCTGATGCAGTTTCTGCTGGCCTGGGTTGGCTTCTCTAATAACTGGAGTCGAG CCGGCACAACTTCACTGAGAACGCGGCTCGGTAGCAACAGCCACTGTGCTAAAATTGCGCAGAAAGCTGAACTGGACTGCTGCCTTAAATATGATATGCGATCAGGGTCGAGGTCTGCGGGGGTCCTCCGGAAAGCCCTGAACGCAATCATTGCGGCAGTGTTTTCTGACTCGGGCGATTTGAAAGCAGTCTTACCGGTCGTCTTAAAGCTCGG GCTGTTTGCGGATGACGAGTCTGGCGTGGACCCCAAACTTTTATCAAATGATCATGCTGGTCTCATAGAGAGCTTTGGTAACATCTCTGCACCCACGGCCTTCATTCAGGATCTTGACGTTGATATACTCGAACAAGGACCCGGTCTGATGCCGGCCGAACCGAACTCCGAAGTGGTAGACTTCAACTTCCAACAAGCACCAGACGTGTACATGAATATGCCACCGTGCCCAACGAATGTGTTTGACTTTTTGCTTAACGATCCTTCGCTACTGTTGGGAGAAAAGATGGTCAATGACCCTTCCCCCGTAGTAGGCTCACAACCCGACTCCATGGACCAAGATATATCGATCAGTACCAGAACAGTTGGCCGAGAGAAGACACGAAAGTCTGACAACGGCTCTGTGTATCGGTCTACGCCATGGCTAGGTAGGTATATggcagaagagagaaaaaggtGCATCTTGCACAATGTTCCACCGCCGGAGCAGACCTTCTTTCGAGAACAtatcgagaaggagctgcaagGTCTAGGGGCAAAACATGCTAAAGCCTCTACACTACTTCATGTTCTGATAGCTGGTCCTTACGCGATTGCTAGTTTGCGCGACCTAGTCATCTCCTATCAGTCCAGAGGCTTGTCTCGCTTTTGGCAGGTTGAGCCCACTGTCTCTCCTCAAGTGCGATTTGAAATCATCAGCAGCCTAGATCGCAACATCACTGCGTACGGGATTCTTCGTCGGTATCATATTCTCCGTCTCTTTGAAGATAGTGTACCTTCCAATAGCCGAGTATTGACGAACTTCATCAACTCGAGTCCGAACCATCTGCAGGCGACAAAAAGGCCTGGAAACCCTGGCAATAATTCGAAAGCAGACGTCACGAGCGTCATGATGAAAGAAATATATCACAGCCTGGATCCGTCATCCCCGGAATATAAAACACGTTACAGAGAAGTCTCCAGGCTACAGATCCTTGGGCGACGATTCCACGCCCTGGTAACTAGGTTCCACCAGGGAATCCTTGGCCTTATACCCCCACCGGGTGGACTTACCAGGGCAATTGACATTGATATATCAGACTGCAT GATACGGGATATGCCTGATGCAACCTTTAACAACCTCCTAGATATCCTTGAAAGGACACAAGGACCCTTGCTTAAGAAATCCAGTGAGGTGACGATGCGCCTAATTGAGCCGTTGATATCTGGCACGCCGCGACTCCCTGGGCGGTTTCGCATCGAAATGTATGCAGCAGACGACATCATACAGTACCCTAAAGGTTCTGAAGAGCTGCTTGATGTGTTAAGTGAAGTGTATACTGCTATATTTCCCGGCGCTGAAAGGCTTGTCTCTGACTTTCCCTAG
- a CDS encoding dihydrodipicolinate synthase family protein (COG:E;~EggNog:ENOG410PMQJ;~InterPro:IPR002220,IPR013785;~PFAM:PF00701;~go_function: GO:0003824 - catalytic activity [Evidence IEA];~go_function: GO:0016829 - lyase activity [Evidence IEA]): MPGSRLNPKYGVYAAPITFFNEDASLDLPSTLAHVQRMAVAGIAGLVIQDSNADLNHSECMALVQAIRAHCNEIGHQDVQLIVGCGTTSVQSTLDHIAEARDSGADFALVLPPTPWIAAMNVPLLEGFFCDIAAKSSLPLLIYNFPGVSSSIDVSSDAIIRVPYSVPSINGLKSSCTSTGRLTRISATLWPLSSAALGGKSDFFDTSLFGIQGVISMLANIAPKVHVRLLSLYRAGDLQGAKALQAKLAHANSALTKVGAAGVKAVIAHYFGYGSARACRPLAYTTMGLGDEVLEIFAELTRLEHSM; this comes from the exons ATGCCAGGTAGCCGCCTTAACCCCAAATACGGCGTCTACGCAGCCCCAATAACCTTCTTCAACGAGGATGCGTCCCTGGACCTCCCCAGTACCCTTGCACACGTACAGCGCATGGCTGTGGCTGGAATCGCGGGCCTTGTAATCCAGGATAGTAATGCCGATCTCAACCATTCGGAATGCATGGCCCTTGTCCAAGCGATCCGGGCACACTGCAACGAAATCGGACATCAAGATGTCCAGCTAATAGTCGGATGCGGCACTACCAGTGTACAAAGCACTCTCGACCATATAGCTGAGGCGAGAGATTCAGGGGCGGACTTTGCTCTCGTCCTACCGCCCACACCCTGGATTGCTGCAATGAATGTGCCCCTTCTCGAGGGATTCTTTTGTGAT ATTGCCGCCAAGTCGTCGCTCCCACTGTTAATATACAACTTCCCCGGCGTTTCCAGTAGCATCGACGTATCCTCTGACGCTATTATCCGCGTCCCATACAGCGTTCCCAGTATCAACGGGCTGAAATCATCATGTACCAGTACTGGTAGACTCACCCGGATCTCCGCAACGCTGTGGCCACTCTCGTCCGCTGCACTTGGTGGGAAATCCGACTTTTTTGATACATCCCTGTTTGGCATCCAGGGCGTTATATCCATGTTAGCTAATATCGCGCCCAAGGTGCATGTTCGACTCCTCAGTTTGTACCGTGCGGGCGACTTACAAGGGGCGAAGGCACTTCAGGCGAAACTTGCACATGCTAACAGCGCATTGACCAAGGTTGGGGCTGCGGGAGTGAAGGCTGTTATTGCTCATTATTTTGGCTACGGTTCTGCCAGGGCGTGCCGGCCGCTTGCTTACACCACGATGGGCCTTGGTGATGAGGTTCTGGAGATATTTGCGGAGCTTACTAGGCTGGAACATAGCATGTGA
- a CDS encoding allantoate permease family MFS transporter (COG:G;~EggNog:ENOG410PI9I;~InterPro:IPR020846,IPR011701,IPR036259;~PFAM:PF07690;~TransMembrane:10 (i122-140o152-171i183-203o215-235i284-307o319-336i348-367o373-395i407-424o444-463i);~go_function: GO:0022857 - transmembrane transporter activity [Evidence IEA];~go_process: GO:0055085 - transmembrane transport [Evidence IEA]) yields the protein MDKHTQIESAPGDVDVAKGEIIQDADPALRLTGGVVVEFTPEEEKAVLKNIDVHMLPLMCWVYMMQFADKSTLNYASLMGLQADTGLVGNQYSWVSSIFYAGFLAWEFPTTYLFRRLPVGKYTAANILCWGIALSCHAAANNYAGLLACRFFLGAFEASVTPAFVLITSMWFRQNEQGRRMGYWLACNGVALILMGFIGYGISAIQDAHLAPWRILFLILGLLTVATGVVYFWYLPDNQSNAKFLDDRSRLIAIERIRDNFQGIGSQVWKWSQFREAFRDPRTYLYVLFSLLMNIPNGGITTFGSLVIKSFGFSDRLSLLLQSPAGVFDIAGKLLFTHASDRLLDRTAMAFLAILVAMAGAILMIAAPQDAKPALLIGYYMISVAGAAWGLIMAAISNNTLGYTKKVTVNGLQIVAYAAGNWIGPQTFRADDAPEYRRGKTIVAIMYGASAAVLLVLRVVNVYENRRRDRMQAEEVELDDEARQAIQRSKFMDLTDFEQPRFRYVK from the exons ATGGACAAGCACACACAGATAGAGAGCGCCCCTGGCGATGTCGACGTGGCCAAAGGCGAGATCATCCAAGACGCCGATCCAGCCCTCAGGCTCACTGGCGGCGTTGTCGTCGAGTTCACAcccgaagaagagaaggctgTCCTGAAGAATATCGACGTCCACATGCTGCCCCTGATGTGCTGGGTCTACATGATGCAGTTTGCCGACAAGTCCACGCTGAACTATGCATCGCTCATGGGTCTCCAGGCCGACACAGGCCTGGTGGGAAACCAATACAGCTGGGTTTCGAGTATTTTCTATGCGGGCTTTCTCGCCTGGGA ATTCCCTACCACGTATCTCTTCCGCCGACTGCCAGTGGGGAAGTATACTGCTGCCAATATCCTCTGCTGGGGCATCGCGCTGTCCTGCCATGCGGCTGCGAACAACTACGCCGGTCTGCTCGCCTGTCGGTTCTTTCTAGGAGCCTTCGAGGCGAGCGTCACCCCGGCCTTCGTGCTGATTACCTCGATGTGGTTCCGACAGAACGAGCAAGGCCGACGCATGGGCTACTGGCTAGCCTGTAACGGGGTCGCTCTGATCCTGATGGGCTTCATCGGCTACGGAATCTCTGCCATCCAGGACGCCCATCTCGCCCCGTGGcgcattctcttcctcatcctgggGCTGCTCACCGTCGCCACGGGGGTTGTCTACTTCTGGTACCTCCCCGACAACCAGTCCAACGCGAAGTTCCTCGACGACCGCTCCAGACTGATCGCCATCGAGCGCATCCGCGATAACTTCCAGGGCATCGGCAGCCAAGTCTGGAAATGGTCCCAATTCCGCGAAGCCTTCCGCGACCCTCGCACATATCTCTACGTGCTGTTCTCGCTGCTCATGAACATTCCCAACGGCGGCATCACAACCTTCGGCTCTCTCGTCATCAAGTCCTTCGGCTTCTCCGACCgactctccctcctcctacAGTCCCCGGCCGGCGTGTTCGACATCGCCGGCAAGTTACTATTCACACACGCCTCGGAccgcctcctcgaccgcacAGCGATGGCCTTCCTGGCGATTCTAGTCGCCATGGCCGGCGCAATACTCATGATCGCAGCGCCGCAGGACGCAAAGCCCGCCCTCCTAATAGGCTACTACATGATCAGCGTCGCCGGCGCAGCATGGGGCCTCATCATGGCAGCCATCTCAAACAACACCCTAGGGTACACTAAGAAAGTCACCGTGAACGGGCTGCAGATCGTGGCATACGCCGCTGGGAACTGGATAGGCCCGCAGACGTTCCGGGCGGATGACGCGCCCGAGTACAGACGGGGCAAGACGATTGTGGCTATTATGTATGGGGCGAGTGCGGCTGTCTTGCTGGTTCTGCGGGTTGTTAATGTATATGAGAATCGGCGGAGGGATCGGAtgcaggcggaggaggttgagttggatgatgaggccAGGCAGGCTATTCAGCGGTCGAAGTTTATGGACTTGACGGACTTTGAACAGCCTCGCTTTCGCTATGTGAAGTAG
- a CDS encoding ATP/GTP-binding protein (COG:S;~EggNog:ENOG410PSPR;~InterPro:IPR027417,IPR038727;~PFAM:PF13521): protein MSRPTSVYIVGAQCTGKTTLSHALQVALSRKYPSLHLRSITEVARKVLQEHQFTRDDITDSPERALELQQLILTAQCKEESKDPFDPVLCDRSGIDPIVYAVKYGPPQAQEMLESSYYWKYLRDRMRKALVVLCPPQEEWLVDDGTRLMARATAEWEDMHRTFVQVLETNGIAFQTIPRELQDLEDRVDVVMRLWDSLACGARSICT from the coding sequence ATGTCCCGACCAACCTCTGTGTATATTGTCGGCGCCCAATGTACTGGCAAAACAACCCTGTCCCATGCATTACAGGTCGCCCTCTCACGCAAGTATCCGTCTCTGCATCTCCGCTCCATCACAGAAGTGGCACGAAAGGTTCTGCAAGAACACCAGTTCACTCGCGACGACATTACAGATAGCCCAGAACGAGCCCTCGAGCTACAGCAATTAATCCTCACGGCCCAGTGCAAGGAGGAGAGCAAGGATCCCTTTGACCCTGTTCTATGTGACCGGTCTGGAATTGATCCCATCGTCTACGCGGTTAAATATGGACCGCCGCAAGCGCAGGAAATGCTCGAGAGCTCATACTACTGGAAGTACCTCCGAGACCGAATGCGAAAGGCGCTGGTGGTTCTTTGTCCGCCGCAGGAGGAATGGCTGGTCGACGATGGAACACGACTGATGGCCAGGGCGACGGCAGAGTGGGAGGATATGCATCGTACTTTCGTGCAGGTTCTCGAGACAAATGGTATCGCGTTCCAGACCATCCCAAGGGAGTTGCAGGACTTGGAAGACCGCGTGGATGTTGTCATGCGCCTCTGGGACAGCCTTGCTTGCGGGGCACGCTCTATTTGTACCTAG